TACCTCGCAGGAACGAATCCGCTTCAATCTCGAAATAGACGTAGGCTTCTTTTTCCCACCAGTGTGCCTCGTAAATCTCACAGACAGGATTTATCCGATCACTTCCTACCTTTTGGAAGGAGGAAAAATCGTGTGTGCCGATGAGCATTCGGCAAAGGTCATTTGCTCGCGAGATGTCAATTTCTCTTGAGAAGTAGTAACTTGTCTGTCGCAGAAGTGCGCTCGGGTATTCCCGATTCAAAATCGTGTAGCGATACCGCCGACGTGTTGCGCTGAAACGGGCGTGAAACTCAGGAGACACCTCTGTTGCCGAACAGACAACGATATCCCGAGGCAGCAGGGCGTTGAGTCCTTTCTGAAATGCGACGACGGGTATCTGTGAGTCCGTATGGAAATTGGCGACCTGTCCCTCTGCGTGGACACCGGTATCCGTCCTCCCTGCCCCGATGATCCGTATCGAGGTTTTGGTGAGCTTTGCCAAACTTTCCTCGATGGTATCTTGGAGTGTCGGCACGTTCGGTTGTGTCTGCCAGCCGTGATAGTTCGTGCCGTCGTATTCAAGCACGAGTTTGATATTTCGCATTGTGCCACCCTATTGTAGGGTATAGATGTCTGATAAATAAAGGGTATCACATTCTTATATTAAGTGTCAAATCAATTGTGAAGTGAAGTTTGGAAACCTGAATAGGGTTGTTTAGGTCCCTTTTTTCGCACCATCAAGAACTTGATAATTTCTTTCTCAATATGCTATTATATTTTCAGTGAGAGGCAGTGGCGAATACAGGTCGTGATGATAGGAGGGATGATTTATGGTCAATCGACAAGACATTCAAGCTACTTGCGATGACATTGTGCGCGAATTTGCACCGCTACAAGTGATCCTCTTTGGCTCTTATGGGTATGGTACCCCTACAGAGGACTCAGATGTGGATCTGCTCGTTGTGATGGCGATTCCGGAGTCGGAGACGCGTCGCCAAGCGTCTGAAATTAGACGGCGTATCCCTCATCGCTTCTCTATGGATTTACTCGTCCGGTCACCGGAAGAGATTGCCTATCGCCTCTCATATAATGACTGGTTTCTTCGAGAGATAACCGAAAAGGGAGAGGTCCTCTACGGCACTGCGGATCCCTTGCAACGGGCACTTGCGAGATACTCGGTTACCTGCCCCGATACGTTGGAAAAGGAGAAGGATGCAATGAATCCATTGACAGTGGAATGGATCCAGAAGGCGGAGGGTGATCATACCATCATGCACCAGAATTATCACTCCTCAAGTCCAATACATGATGCCATCTGCTTCCATGCCCAGCAGTGTATTGAAAAGTATCTCAAGGCGTGGCTTCAAGAGGCGAATATTCCCTTTACGAGAACCCATGATTTAGAAAGACTACTGAATTTGATTCTCCCTACGTTTCCTAATTGGGAAGTTTGGCAAGCCGATTTCTCGACAATTTCTGAGCATGCGGTGGATTTCCGTTATCCGGGCAAAGCGGCGACTGCTACTGATGCCCAACATGCTGTGAAAACCTGCGATCAAGTTCGTCAATCGGTTCGGGGACAGTTGGGGTTACCTCCCGATTCAGTAAGCGACAATTATAGTAAAGTTTAGAATTAAAGAAACATTTCAAGCCTCAAGACATACTGTAGGAGGGATTTCTAACCCCGACAGAATGTTTCATTAATGATCGGATCCACTATAGTTGCTGAATCTGATGAATAACCACCTTTGATCACAACTACCCCGACTTTATCTCTGATCCGAATCGGTTTGAAGAACGTAGAAAATTCTTGTGTGAAAACGATTTACAGTTATCAGTTGCGCTGATAGATCGGTATTTCGAGATGAAAAATGAAACCCAAATCTATGACATCCAAGAAGATCAGCGCGGGACACGTCTCGATCGTTTTCTTATCAACGCAACCGAAGGTGTATCTCGAACCTATCTCCAACGGTTGATTCGCGATGGGAATGTTACCGTCAATGGTGAGGTTGGTAAACAACCGAGTTATGTGTTGCGGGACGGAGACACAGTGTCCTTGAGACTCCCGCCGCCGCGCCCTCTGGACACTGCGAAACCTGAGAAAATTTCACTCGACATTCTTCACGAGGATAGCCACTTAATCGTTCTGAATAAACCTGCGGGTATGCTCGTTCATCCTGCGAATGGGGTGAATGTTGGCACGCTTGTGAATGCTTTGCTGGCGCATTGCACAGACCTTTCGGGGATCGGAGGCGTGGAGCGACCGGGGATTGTTCACAGACTGGATAAAGGGACATCAGGGGTGCTCGTTGTTGCGAAAACGGATGTGGTGCATCGCGGACTCTCCGCGCAATTTGAACGGCATAGCATCACGCGCCAATACGTCGCTGTGGTGTGTGGCGCGCCTACGGAAACCGGTGGGACAATTGATGCCCGAATTGCGCGGAGCCGACGCGATCGACGGCGGATGACGACGGTTAAAACAGGCGGACGGCACGCTGTCACGCACTATGCGGTTTTAGAGCGGTATCCGCAATTCGCGTTCGTTCAACTGACATTGGAAACCGGACGCCTCCATCAGATTCGCGTGCATCTGCAAGGTATTGGGCATCCAGTGGTCGGAGACGCTGTCTATGGGGGTGAACAACGGGCTTTGAACGATGCCGACACGCCGGAACTGAAACAGATGCTCTTGCAACTGAAACGTCAGGCATTGCATGCACGCCTGCTCGGATTTGAGCATCCGGCAACAGGGAAACACTTGACTTTTTCAGCAGAGATGCCCCCTGATATGCAGTGCCTTGTGGAGGCGTTCAGACCAAAGGCAGCACTATAGCCTATTTCAA
This window of the Candidatus Poribacteria bacterium genome carries:
- the truA gene encoding tRNA pseudouridine(38-40) synthase TruA — its product is MRNIKLVLEYDGTNYHGWQTQPNVPTLQDTIEESLAKLTKTSIRIIGAGRTDTGVHAEGQVANFHTDSQIPVVAFQKGLNALLPRDIVVCSATEVSPEFHARFSATRRRYRYTILNREYPSALLRQTSYYFSREIDISRANDLCRMLIGTHDFSSFQKVGSDRINPVCEIYEAHWWEKEAYVYFEIEADSFLRGMVRAITGTLLILNSKFWKPTRCVKNTKSQEAETQLRRILDARDRAAAGMSAPAHGLSLIEVKYNA
- a CDS encoding HEPN domain-containing protein, which codes for MNPLTVEWIQKAEGDHTIMHQNYHSSSPIHDAICFHAQQCIEKYLKAWLQEANIPFTRTHDLERLLNLILPTFPNWEVWQADFSTISEHAVDFRYPGKAATATDAQHAVKTCDQVRQSVRGQLGLPPDSVSDNYSKV
- a CDS encoding RluA family pseudouridine synthase, producing the protein MKNETQIYDIQEDQRGTRLDRFLINATEGVSRTYLQRLIRDGNVTVNGEVGKQPSYVLRDGDTVSLRLPPPRPLDTAKPEKISLDILHEDSHLIVLNKPAGMLVHPANGVNVGTLVNALLAHCTDLSGIGGVERPGIVHRLDKGTSGVLVVAKTDVVHRGLSAQFERHSITRQYVAVVCGAPTETGGTIDARIARSRRDRRRMTTVKTGGRHAVTHYAVLERYPQFAFVQLTLETGRLHQIRVHLQGIGHPVVGDAVYGGEQRALNDADTPELKQMLLQLKRQALHARLLGFEHPATGKHLTFSAEMPPDMQCLVEAFRPKAAL